A part of Nitrospinota bacterium genomic DNA contains:
- the fliG gene encoding flagellar motor switch protein FliG, with the protein MDFRKLGGSEKAAVFLISLGEDLASQIFKHLDVGEIRKIGTLMSELDKIPQEVVDGVTKEMYEKSVKGGGIVKGSEEYVKKVVLKALDPATAAEVIDEMSDDEGKSGLEALKWLDADSIANYFKNEHPQIIAVILSQLEINHASEVLKALPEQLKTEVTIRLATLDKVPVGVLKEISNVLRTEFKDSTSVDTSSSFTGKQKVADMLNQLDRHTEGAILSQIEENNPDLADEIRQLMFKFEDLVLLDDRAIQEILKEVTNEDLILALRTANDEIKELIFKNMSERAVTMILEDMEAMGPVRLSDVEKAQQNITKVAKKLESEGKIIIGGGDDVLV; encoded by the coding sequence ATGGATTTTAGAAAACTTGGAGGGTCTGAAAAGGCGGCCGTATTTCTTATTTCTCTCGGAGAAGATTTAGCATCTCAAATCTTTAAACATCTTGATGTCGGTGAGATAAGAAAGATAGGCACTTTGATGTCTGAGCTTGACAAGATTCCTCAAGAGGTTGTTGATGGAGTGACAAAAGAGATGTACGAGAAATCAGTGAAGGGTGGTGGAATTGTAAAGGGCAGTGAAGAGTATGTGAAAAAGGTTGTTTTGAAGGCATTGGATCCAGCAACGGCAGCTGAGGTCATTGATGAAATGTCTGACGACGAGGGAAAGTCAGGTCTTGAGGCCTTAAAATGGCTTGATGCCGACTCAATAGCAAACTACTTTAAAAATGAACACCCTCAAATTATTGCAGTAATCTTATCTCAACTGGAAATTAACCATGCATCTGAAGTATTAAAAGCCCTCCCAGAACAGCTAAAGACTGAAGTAACAATAAGATTAGCAACGCTTGATAAAGTCCCTGTTGGGGTATTAAAAGAGATAAGTAATGTTCTCAGGACAGAGTTTAAGGATTCAACTTCTGTAGATACATCTTCCTCTTTTACTGGCAAGCAAAAAGTAGCTGATATGCTGAATCAATTAGACAGACATACGGAAGGGGCCATCTTATCACAAATCGAAGAGAACAACCCAGACCTTGCAGACGAGATCAGGCAACTTATGTTTAAGTTTGAGGATTTAGTTCTGTTAGATGACAGGGCTATACAGGAGATATTAAAAGAGGTTACAAATGAAGATTTAATACTTGCTCTTAGGACCGCTAATGATGAGATAAAGGAACTGATATTTAAAAATATGTCTGAAAGAGCTGTAACTATGATTTTGGAGGATATGGAGGCAATGGGACCTGTAAGGCTAAGCGATGTTGAAAAGGCCCAGCAGAATATTACTAAGGTAGCAAAGAAATTAGAAAGCGAAGGCAAAATCATTATCGGTGGGGGGGACGACGTTCTTGTCTAA
- a CDS encoding FliH/SctL family protein — protein sequence MSNVLKKIKDKGASVKFFFLKEIIKEKINRKGRAQRELFEKTNFTNNGSKASEGFLPNPFDMEIEKMLGDAKKKAETIEKEAYLKGEKRGLEGGKKKLDITINGLEKLLDEIQSHKEKKYQEAEKELLDLVLLISKKIIQQEITLNKNIVLNIVKAAITSAAGNEEIKIRINSEDYDNVVKYKEEFIKYVDGLKNISFEADNSILQGGCLIETIYGDIDARLDKQLEAMKEKLIASVEQE from the coding sequence TTGTCTAATGTACTGAAAAAAATAAAGGATAAGGGAGCTTCTGTAAAATTCTTTTTTCTAAAGGAGATTATTAAGGAGAAAATCAATAGAAAAGGCAGAGCTCAAAGAGAGCTTTTTGAAAAGACGAACTTCACAAATAATGGTAGTAAGGCAAGTGAAGGATTTCTGCCAAATCCTTTTGATATGGAAATAGAGAAAATGTTAGGGGACGCGAAAAAAAAGGCAGAAACTATAGAAAAAGAAGCTTACTTAAAGGGGGAGAAGAGGGGATTAGAAGGAGGGAAGAAAAAACTAGACATAACAATCAATGGATTAGAAAAACTATTGGATGAAATACAAAGTCATAAAGAGAAAAAATATCAAGAGGCAGAAAAAGAATTATTAGATCTTGTATTATTAATATCAAAAAAGATAATTCAACAGGAAATAACATTAAATAAAAATATCGTCTTAAATATCGTAAAAGCGGCTATTACAAGTGCCGCAGGGAATGAAGAGATTAAGATTAGAATTAACTCAGAAGACTATGATAACGTAGTTAAATACAAGGAAGAGTTTATCAAATATGTTGATGGATTAAAGAATATTTCCTTTGAAGCAGATAATTCAATCCTTCAGGGAGGATGTCTTATAGAGACTATTTATGGTGATATTGATGCTCGATTAGATAAACAATTAGAGGCCATGAAAGAGAAGTTAATCGCTTCAGTGGAACAAGAATAA